The DNA sequence CCAGTCATTGATATAGCACTTCCCCTATTACAGAACCCGCCTTATATCCCACGGCTAAAGCACGTGGGCTTTACGGCGACTTCTGTAATCAAAAGTAAAATAGACAAAAGGAACGGAGGTAGCTAATTGTGGCAAAATGAACTCACAAAAGTCTCAAAATGGTTTGATTGAGGCAATTGTTGTCCCACGCGATACGACATGACGCATTTGCGGATCAGCTGCAATTTGCCAAGATACAATGAGATCATCAGAAATTGGCATTGTCTCAGCCACAGAACCGGAAATCAAACGAGTCCATAAAACGACACTATCTGAGGTCGGATCCCCAGAAGTCACCCCTAATGAAAAACAACCACAGTATAGTGAGCGGGAATCGTCTTGAGCAAACAGCCGTGGCTAATCAACTTTCCCAGCCGAACGAATTTTACGCACTCTTAATGGAGTAGATTGCCAATTTTCCGCCAACCACTTCTCAGAAGCAACTGAAATGCAGTCGGAAAAAATTACGAAACCTGATGTCAAGCAACTTTCCAAAATCCCTCACTTTGTCGGTTTCTGATACTGGAGATAGCAAGGATTTTGAATGATTTGATCTGTAATGATTATGGCTTAACTCTGAAATTAATCAGAATGGTTTCCGCAACCAAGAAAATGCATGCTTCTTGTCGATTCCAAAAGCCAGCTTTTTCCGCTCCCTCCTGGTAAATGACATAAAAAGGTTTTCCGGAACGATAGCGAGTGCGAACCCGAAAGCCTGCTTGATAAATCCTCTTAATCAGTCGTTTTGAAGTTTTGGGAGGATTTTGCTTCCTCCTTTTTTCCGTTGACATTGTTTAACCGTAATTAACATTAATTGATGTCTATTGTCATAGCATGAGACTCTTCAAACAGGTCAAAAAACAAGATTAGGCAATCACTGAAATTCTAGTTTATTTTTGCCGGATGGGTTCATATAATTGTTTCGATCCCAAAACTAAGGTGAAGCTGAGTTAACTTCTACCCATGTTTATCCGTATTAAAAGCTAACCTTTCGGGAAATTTCTTGATTAAATGCAATAGCTAAAGCATGGTAGGTATCTCTTTTGTCAGTCATTGCAACCCAAGCGCTGGTATCAACAAATAGTTTCGGCAAAGACATTTTATTCTGGTTGTTGATAGAGATAGCGCTCGTGATTAATAGAAGGATTTTTCAAGTTTCCAGTTGTTGATTCTTCTCCTAAAGATAAAAAGACATCCCAAGCATCTGTTTGTTCTTCTTGGGTTGTGCGATCGCTGAATGCTGGCGTTTCAATAATAGTATTAAGTTCACTGATGAGCATTTGCTGTTCTTCTTTCGATAAAGACGGCACCACTTGCACAATAGAATTAATTAATCGGGTATTCATGATTATCCCTATTTCAGGTGTTTCAGCAGCTTCTAGAATAACGCGGAAAACTTCCTGAATGTTGAAATTGAAAGATTAGAGTTGAGAAGTCTCGATCGCGCAGATACAAAACTTGTTAGGAAGAATTGCCTATCGTGCAGGGATGACGTTTCCCCAGTTAGTTCCGCTTTTTGAGAGAGGTTTCTCTGTCAAGTAATTGTTACATTACTTAATATTATGGGGCTTACACTTTTCCAACCCAATTCACTCAGTATCTATTGAAGCAGTGAGACATTATGGCGTATCAACTTGTTTCCTCGGTTATGGGAACTTTTCTTGCCTTGTTCCCAATTGCCAATCCTTTGGGGGTCGTTCCCATTTTTTATAGTTTGGCTGGTCCACTTAGTCCTCCTAAAAGAAGTCGTCAAGCCAGACAAGTTGCGCTCAATGCCGTGGTTATCCTTGTCATCTTTTTCCTCGCCGGTCAGTTAATTCTAGATTTTTTTGGCATCTCTCTGGGTGTGTTGCAAATGGCAGGCGGATTACTGGTCGGACAAACGGGTTGGCAGATGATGTTTCATTCATCCATTCCCTCTGCACCGAATCAGGAGGAAACCCTTCAGACCAGAGACATTTCTCTGATTCCAATGGCAATTCCGATTGTTAGCGGTCCCGGTGCAATTGGCATGACCATTGCTTTGGCAGCACAGAATGAAAGCGGGTGGGATTATTTAGGCAGCTTGATTGGCATTGGATTATTGGGAGCTATTTTGTATTTATGTTTGGCTTTGGGAGAACCCGTGGTTAAAATGCTAGGCAAAAGTGGATTGACTGCGTTTAATCAAGTGTTGGGTTTTTTCATTCTCGCGATCGCGCTTCAGCTAGTGACTGATGGCATCTTTGCCTTATTCGGATCACTTGGATAAAACTGCTAAGATTCATGAAGAATGAAGGAATAGCTCAATTCACCCAACTGCCCCGGAATGACATCACAAACTTGGAACGCGCAACAATAATATCAATCATGCCTCTTTCGTGCCGGAACTGGCTCATCCTGTACTGGAATTGCTCAAGCCAAAAAGTGGTGAAACGATTCTAGATTTAGGCTGTGGAGATGGGGCTTTAACTCTCAAAATCAAGGTCGAAAAATTACGATAAAGCCAGAAAGAAAGTAGAAAAACTCCACAATCACATTGCCTTCAAGCGAAAGGATTTCCAGTACAAGCTTGCTCACAAAATCTGTGATCTGGGAGACTCCATATTCGTGGAGGATTTGGACTTCCGCATAAGTGCAAAAGGAATGTTCGGAAAGCAAATGCTTGACGGTGGGTTTGGACAGTTCCGATCCATTTTGGAGTGGGTCTGTTGGCAAAGAGGGAAATTCTTTGCAAAAGTAGACTCTAGAGGAACAAGCAAACAGTGCCCTAAATGTGAAAAAGAGTGGAGTAACGACCTTTCAATTCGCTGGCATGAATGCGAATGCGGCTACACCAACAATCGTGATGTAGCCGCAGCCGAAGTAATCAGAAATAGAGGTCTGACCCAAGCGCGGGAAACCCGCGCTTGGGAAAGCAGACCTGAAGGAATCAGTAAGTACGCAGGGACGACTGCGGAAAGGAAACAGCCTGCTGACAAGTCCGCGTCGCCTGGGGGTTCCCCAGGCGTTTCTGCCGGACGCAGCGTCCTGCCGGGTCAATTGATAGGTAAGTGCTACGCAGGAAAGCCCATTCGTGAGGATGGGAAGCCCGCGCTGTACCGATAGGTCAGCGCCGGGAGATGTCACT is a window from the Cyanobacteria bacterium GSL.Bin1 genome containing:
- a CDS encoding NAAT family transporter, with the protein product MAYQLVSSVMGTFLALFPIANPLGVVPIFYSLAGPLSPPKRSRQARQVALNAVVILVIFFLAGQLILDFFGISLGVLQMAGGLLVGQTGWQMMFHSSIPSAPNQEETLQTRDISLIPMAIPIVSGPGAIGMTIALAAQNESGWDYLGSLIGIGLLGAILYLCLALGEPVVKMLGKSGLTAFNQVLGFFILAIALQLVTDGIFALFGSLG
- a CDS encoding transposase codes for the protein MFGKQMLDGGFGQFRSILEWVCWQRGKFFAKVDSRGTSKQCPKCEKEWSNDLSIRWHECECGYTNNRDVAAAEVIRNRGLTQARETRAWESRPEGISKYAGTTAERKQPADKSASPGGSPGVSAGRSVLPGQLIGKCYAGKPIREDGKPALYR